In one window of Primulina tabacum isolate GXHZ01 chromosome 8, ASM2559414v2, whole genome shotgun sequence DNA:
- the LOC142553169 gene encoding trihelix transcription factor ASR3-like yields MAPGSNSTQENDITSGGQPSLERSDDRNKTPRHPRWTRQETMVLAQGKKIAEERGRKGRKLGPEQAEPKWDFVSSYCMQHGVKRGAVQCRKRWSNLASDFKKIKTWESRVRNGGESYWIMQSDLRRERKLPGFFDQEVYYVLDGKGFTNATYQLALVTTGENYGVEAEEEEEETETEVSDGTPATAQNGLLQDFEIGRSTEKENIPEDDKADTIPSPVPISEMRYQPYHQAYINPENKRHPGTPFWQGSMFHEGAKRRRHTSSACQTFNMETQLIKALEKNISLLNAQLEEQKVISQMDREQQKDCHNILVAALTKLTDALEKIGDKLQHQETKDA; encoded by the exons ATGGCCCCGGGATCAAACAGTACACAAGAAAATGACATCACCTCAGGTGGCCAGCCATCTCTTGAAAGGAGTGATGACAGAAATAAAACACCGAGGCATCCCCGATGGACGCGCCAAGAGACGATGGTGCTAGCGCAAGGGAAGAAGATTGCCGAGGAGAGAGGGAGAAAGGGGCGCAAGTTAGGGCCTGAGCAGGCTGAACCAAAATGGGATTTTGTTTCTTCATACTGCATGCAACATGGAGTGAAGAGAGGGGCGGTTCAATGCCGAAAAAGGTGGAGCAATCTTGCCAGTGATTTCAAGAAGATAAAAACGTGGGAGTCCCGGGTACGAAACGGAGGTGAATCTTATTGGATCATGCAAAGTGATTTGAGGAGGGAGAGAAAACTTCCGGGTTTCTTCGACCAAGAAGTATATTATGTATTGGATGGTAAGGGATTTACAAATGCGACATATCAACTTGCACTCGTGACAACAGGTGAAAATTATGGCGTGGAGGCAgaagaggaggaggaggagacgGAAACGGAGGTGAGCGATGGTACTCCTGCTACAGCACAAAATGGTTTGCTTCAAGATTTTGAAATTGGGAGAAGCACAGAAAAGGAAAACATTCCGGAGGACGATAAAGCAGATACAATTCCTTCTCCAGTCCCTATTTCAG AGATGAGATATCAACCATATCACCAGGCATACATAAATCCAG AAAACAAGAGACACCCAGGCACCCCGTTTTGGCAAGGTTCAATGTTTCACGAGGGAGCGAAGAGAAGAAGACACACATCTAGTGCTTGCCAAACCTTCAATATGGAAACCCAATTGATCAAAGCTCTCGAAAAAAATATTAGTCTGCTGAATGCACAGCTAGAAGAGCAAAAGGTTATCAGTCAAATGGACAGAGAGCAGCAAAAGGACTGTCACAACATTTTAGTCGCAGCTCTTACCAAGCTTACAGATGCTCTTGAAAAAATTGGAGACAAGTTGCAACATCAAGAAACCAAAGATGCCTAA
- the LOC142553166 gene encoding uncharacterized protein LOC142553166 isoform X1 — translation MRGLPFLKKPKIEIVKTEDEEEENGDGTMEERIWKEQEIALVALAEHRNKEVEQLRERVAYYKSQLDEALTRLMDAQTELSRHRGQEISMASETFRNCIKKVKLESLASPANVIGDSAQNQFLYKPQLFGEDSIKSSGDDHSIEGRSASFLCKNGDSSRGNCHSKPQLVIPSVNPRMSHSMTMKESGNKVSGNSAAFPTASIATPINSNGKQNGGKARKTSTEQENVESQPNGTKRKHEQKEDKDLIPSIGSMASSQRFHCQAIFLSSEHKRRLRSLELCPTNDNLFVTSALDGVVNLWQIQGKGAGADLVSTSECQSNKQRRWPEDISWHPQGNRLFSVYTADGGDSQISILKLNEGNERTRVSFLEDKPHVKGVINSINFMPWDKTCFVTGGSDHDVVLWTEHEKEDSWKPNSLHRSIHTSAVMGAAGLRYKNVVMSAGADKRIIGFDTTSGTVVYKHQTESKCMSVLTNPCDFNLFMVQTGTPGQQLKLFDFRTKTMEIHSFGWSQESSECQSALINQAWSPDGVYITSGSADPVIHIFDIRYNAQKPLQSLRAHHKRVLKAVWHNTLPLLVSIASDLNIGLHTFIK, via the exons atgagaggGCTGCCGTTTCTGAAGAAGCCCAAGATCGAAATTGTGAAAAcagaagatgaagaagaagaaaatgggGATGGAACAATGGAGGAACGGATTTGGAAAGAACAAGAAATAGCACTAGTAGCCCTTGCTGAACACCGTAACAAAGAAGTCGAGCAGCTTCGTGAGCGCGTTGCTTATTACAAGTCCCAG CTTGATGAAGCATTAACGAGGTTGATggatgcacaaactgaattgTCTCGTCATCGTGGACAGGAAATTTCAATGGCCTCAGAAACTTTTAGAAATTGTATTAAAAAGGTAAAATTAGAAAGTTTAGCGAGTCCTGCCAACGTGATCGGTGATTCTGCCCAAAACCAGTTTCTGTATAAACCACAGCTGTTTGGTGAGGATTCGATTAAGTCATCCGGAGATGATCATAGCATTGAAGGAAGATCGGCTagttttttatgtaaaaatggGGATTCTTCTCGAGGAAATTGTCACTCTAAACCACAGCTTGTGATTCCTTCTGTGAATCCAAGAATGTCGCATTCAATGACCATGAAAGAATCTGGAAATAAAGTTAGTGGCAATTCTGCTGCATTTCCTACTGCATCGATAGCCACTCCAATTAATAGCAATGGAAAGCAAAATGGAGGCAAAGCTCGTAAAACATCTACGGAGCAAGAAAACGTGGAATCTCAACCTAATGGAACAAAAAGGAAGCATG AGCAAAAAGAAGATAAAGACTTGATTCCGTCGATAGGAAGCATGGCTTCATCACAAAGATTCCACTGCCAGGCCATTTTTTTATCTAGTGAACACAAAAGAAGGCTGAGAAGCCTTGAGCTTTGTCCGACAAATGATAATTTATTTGTGACCAG CGCGTTGGATGGAGTGGTTAATCTGTGGCAAATCCAGGGGAAAGG TGCCGGTGCCGATCTTGTAAGTACTTCTGAATGTCAATCAAACAAGCAGAGGAGATGGCCAGAAGATATATCTTGGCATCCACAGGGAAATAGACTTTTTTCGGTTTATACTGCAGATGGTGGGGATTCTCAGATATCAATCCTGAAACTGAATGAAGGAAACGAG AGGACACGTGTAAGCTTTCTTGAAGACAAGCCTCACGTTAAAGGCGTAATCAACAGCATAAACTTCATGCCATGGGACAAAACATGCTTCGTTACTGGTGGCAGTGATCATGATGTAGTCCTTTGGACCGAACATGAGAAGGAAGACTCATGGAAACCTAATTCATTACACAGAAGTATCCATACCAGTGCTGTAATGGGGGCTGCTGGCTTGCGGTATAAGAATGTTGTAATGTCTGCTGGTGCAGACAAAaggattattggatttgataCGACATCTGGGACAGTTGTTTACAAGCATCAGACTGAAAGCAAATGTATGAGTGTTCTAACTAATCCATGTGACTTCAACCTCTTTATGGTTCAGACAGG GACCCCAGGGCAGCAGCTGAAACTATTCGATTTCAGAACCAAGACAATGGAGATCCATAGTTTCGGGTGGAGCCAAGAGAGTAGCGAATGCCAGTCGGCCCTCATTAATCAGGCATGGTCTCCAGATGGTGTATACATAACTTCTGGCTCGGCGGATCCCGTGATTCACATCTTTGACATCAGATACAATGCTCAGAAACCATTGCAGTCACTCCGAGCCCATCATAAACGAGTCCTTAAAGCTGTGTGGCACAACACTCTCCCTCTGCTTGTTTCCATTGCTTCTGACTTGAACATTGGATTGCACACATTTATCAAATAA
- the LOC142553168 gene encoding magnesium protoporphyrin IX methyltransferase, chloroplastic — translation MASSVFFAPLHYPLLKPPNNRSRKPLYITAAVPPLSTAADLSAVANTLDSTTIAVIGGGSVAALAAVLSLADPEKRRQMQAEEVGGGDKEVVREYFNNDGFQRWRRIYGETDDVNKVQLDIRIGHSKTVENAMKMLLDEGPLNGVTVCDAGCGTGSMSIPLAKEGAVVAASDISAAMVAEAEKLAREELLQGNDDISPGLVLPTFQAKDLESLDGKYDTVICLDVLIHYPQSKADAMIAHLASLAENRLILSFAPKTLYYNLLKRVGELFPGPSKATRAYLHSEADVERALQKVGWRIRKRGLITTQFYFSRLVEAVPA, via the exons ATGGCTTCCTCTGTTTTCTTTGCTCCGCTCCACTACCCACTCCTCAAACCGCCCAACAACCGCTCACGCAAGCCCCTCTATATCACCGCCGCAGTCCCGCCGCTTTCTACTGCGGCTGACTTATCAGCCGTGGCGAACACCTTAGACAGCACCACCATTGCCGTTATCGGCGGTGGCTCAGTTGCCGCTCTCGCAGCCGTTCTATCCCTCGCCGATCCGGAGAAGCGGCGGCAAATGCAGGCGGAGGAGGTTGGCGGCGGGGACAAGGAGGTGGTGAGGGAGTACTTCAACAATGATGGGTTCCAGCGTTGGAGGAGAATTTACGGAGAAACCGATGATGTTAACAAGGTGCAGCTTGATATCAGGATCGGGCATTCAAAAACTGTTGAGAATGCAATGAAGATGCTGCTGGACGAGGGGCCGTTGAACGGGGTTACGGTTTGCGACGCTGGGTGTGGAACGGGTTCGATGTCTATTCCTTTGGCGAAGGAAGGAGCCGTTGTGGCAGCGAGTGATATTTCAGCTGCCATGGTTGCTGAGGCTGAGAAATTG GCCCGAGAAGAGCTTCTACAAGGCAATGATGATATATCCCCGGGACTCGTATTACCGACTTTTCAAGCCAAGGATTTAGAGAGTTTGGATGGTAAGTATGATACAGTAATCTGCTTAGATGTTTTGATCCACTACCCACAAAGCAAGGCTGATGCAATGATTGCCCACCTTGCTTCCTTGGCCGAGAATCGGTTGATTCTGAGCTTTGCTCCAAAGACATTATATTATAATCTTCTCAAAAGAGTTGGGGAATTGTTCCCCGGGCCTTCCAAGGCAACAAGAGCTTACCTCCATTCCGAGGCTGATGTTGAGCGAGCATTGCAAAAGGTTGGTTGGAGGATAAGAAAAAGAGGTTTGATTACAACACAATTTTACTTTTCGAGGCTTGTTGAGGCTGTTCCTGCATAG
- the LOC142554441 gene encoding homeobox-leucine zipper protein HAT1-like encodes MELGLRLGDASEPMKFLQENSTREARRFTKIMKSNGLNLGMDLSLNQEMEKARETDEENVEKEDDDHTSSGVGTGSDGDQGETSLQLNLLPFSPVPRQISSHIDQSLPWSSDNGSSENDSSRNKGPPAATRLDVNRLPASAEEASTANSEGSLFQMDFGNKREFEATGNERESFRASDDDDGSTRKKLRLSKQQSVFLEQSFKEHPTLNPKQKLALANQLNLRPRQVEVWFQNRRARTKLKQNEVDCEYLKRCCETLSEENTRLHKELQDLRALKTPNSSPFYMATTLTMCPSCERRRLASAPENGNPTNIDSTHSPNPTPFPLSTPRFYPWRN; translated from the exons ATGGAATTAGGCTTGCGCTTAGGAGATGCATCAGAACCCATGAAGTTCTTGCAAGAAAACAGCACTCGAGAGGCCCGGAGATTCACCAAAATCATGAAAAGTAATGGATTAAACCTGGGAATGGATTTGAGCCTCAATCAAGAAATGGAGAAAGCTCGAGAAACTGATGAAGAAAATGTTGAAAAAGAAGATGATGATCATACATCATCAGGAGTTGGTACTGGTAGTGATGGTGATCAAGGGGAAACATCGCTTCAGCTTAATCTTCTCCCATTTTCTCCAGTTCCTCGCCAGATTTCGTCGCATATTGATCAATCCTTACCTTGGTCTTCTGATAATG GGAGTTCCGAAAATGATTCGTCGAGGAATAAAGGGCCACCGGCGGCGACGCGGTTGGACGTGAACAGACTACCGGCGTCCGCGGAGGAAGCCTCGACGGCGAACAGCGAGGGATCACTGTTCCAGATGGATTTTGGTAACAAGAGAGAATTTGAAGCCACGGGAAACGAGAGAGAATCGTTTAGAGCAAGTGATGACGATGATGGCAGCACAAGAAAAAAACTCAGACTTTCCAAGCAACAGTCTGTTTTTCTCGAACAAAGCTTTAAAGAACACCCCACTCTCAATCCT AAGCAAAAGCTTGCTCTAGCAAATCAGCTTAATCTGAGGCCTCGACAGGTAGAAGTCTGGTTTCAGAACAGAAGAGCGAG GACCAAGTTGAAGCAAAACGAAGTGGATTGCGAGTACTTGAAGAGATGCTGCGAGACTCTGAGTGAAGAGAACACAAGGCTCCACAAAGAGTTGCAAGATTTGAGAGCTCTCAAGACTCCTAATTCTAGCCCCTTTTACATGGCCACCACCCTCACCATGTGCCCGTCTTGCGAACGCCGACGACTTGCCTCCGCGCCGGAGAATGGCAATCCCACTAACATAGATTCCACCCACAGCCCAAACCCTACTCCATTTCCTTTGTCTACACCAAGATTTTACCCTTGGAGGAATTAA
- the LOC142553166 gene encoding uncharacterized protein LOC142553166 isoform X2, whose translation MRGLPFLKKPKIEIVKTEDEEEENGDGTMEERIWKEQEIALVALAEHRNKEVEQLRERVAYYKSQLDEALTRLMDAQTELSRHRGQEISMASETFRNCIKKLFGEDSIKSSGDDHSIEGRSASFLCKNGDSSRGNCHSKPQLVIPSVNPRMSHSMTMKESGNKVSGNSAAFPTASIATPINSNGKQNGGKARKTSTEQENVESQPNGTKRKHEQKEDKDLIPSIGSMASSQRFHCQAIFLSSEHKRRLRSLELCPTNDNLFVTSALDGVVNLWQIQGKGAGADLVSTSECQSNKQRRWPEDISWHPQGNRLFSVYTADGGDSQISILKLNEGNERTRVSFLEDKPHVKGVINSINFMPWDKTCFVTGGSDHDVVLWTEHEKEDSWKPNSLHRSIHTSAVMGAAGLRYKNVVMSAGADKRIIGFDTTSGTVVYKHQTESKCMSVLTNPCDFNLFMVQTGTPGQQLKLFDFRTKTMEIHSFGWSQESSECQSALINQAWSPDGVYITSGSADPVIHIFDIRYNAQKPLQSLRAHHKRVLKAVWHNTLPLLVSIASDLNIGLHTFIK comes from the exons atgagaggGCTGCCGTTTCTGAAGAAGCCCAAGATCGAAATTGTGAAAAcagaagatgaagaagaagaaaatgggGATGGAACAATGGAGGAACGGATTTGGAAAGAACAAGAAATAGCACTAGTAGCCCTTGCTGAACACCGTAACAAAGAAGTCGAGCAGCTTCGTGAGCGCGTTGCTTATTACAAGTCCCAG CTTGATGAAGCATTAACGAGGTTGATggatgcacaaactgaattgTCTCGTCATCGTGGACAGGAAATTTCAATGGCCTCAGAAACTTTTAGAAATTGTATTAAAAAG CTGTTTGGTGAGGATTCGATTAAGTCATCCGGAGATGATCATAGCATTGAAGGAAGATCGGCTagttttttatgtaaaaatggGGATTCTTCTCGAGGAAATTGTCACTCTAAACCACAGCTTGTGATTCCTTCTGTGAATCCAAGAATGTCGCATTCAATGACCATGAAAGAATCTGGAAATAAAGTTAGTGGCAATTCTGCTGCATTTCCTACTGCATCGATAGCCACTCCAATTAATAGCAATGGAAAGCAAAATGGAGGCAAAGCTCGTAAAACATCTACGGAGCAAGAAAACGTGGAATCTCAACCTAATGGAACAAAAAGGAAGCATG AGCAAAAAGAAGATAAAGACTTGATTCCGTCGATAGGAAGCATGGCTTCATCACAAAGATTCCACTGCCAGGCCATTTTTTTATCTAGTGAACACAAAAGAAGGCTGAGAAGCCTTGAGCTTTGTCCGACAAATGATAATTTATTTGTGACCAG CGCGTTGGATGGAGTGGTTAATCTGTGGCAAATCCAGGGGAAAGG TGCCGGTGCCGATCTTGTAAGTACTTCTGAATGTCAATCAAACAAGCAGAGGAGATGGCCAGAAGATATATCTTGGCATCCACAGGGAAATAGACTTTTTTCGGTTTATACTGCAGATGGTGGGGATTCTCAGATATCAATCCTGAAACTGAATGAAGGAAACGAG AGGACACGTGTAAGCTTTCTTGAAGACAAGCCTCACGTTAAAGGCGTAATCAACAGCATAAACTTCATGCCATGGGACAAAACATGCTTCGTTACTGGTGGCAGTGATCATGATGTAGTCCTTTGGACCGAACATGAGAAGGAAGACTCATGGAAACCTAATTCATTACACAGAAGTATCCATACCAGTGCTGTAATGGGGGCTGCTGGCTTGCGGTATAAGAATGTTGTAATGTCTGCTGGTGCAGACAAAaggattattggatttgataCGACATCTGGGACAGTTGTTTACAAGCATCAGACTGAAAGCAAATGTATGAGTGTTCTAACTAATCCATGTGACTTCAACCTCTTTATGGTTCAGACAGG GACCCCAGGGCAGCAGCTGAAACTATTCGATTTCAGAACCAAGACAATGGAGATCCATAGTTTCGGGTGGAGCCAAGAGAGTAGCGAATGCCAGTCGGCCCTCATTAATCAGGCATGGTCTCCAGATGGTGTATACATAACTTCTGGCTCGGCGGATCCCGTGATTCACATCTTTGACATCAGATACAATGCTCAGAAACCATTGCAGTCACTCCGAGCCCATCATAAACGAGTCCTTAAAGCTGTGTGGCACAACACTCTCCCTCTGCTTGTTTCCATTGCTTCTGACTTGAACATTGGATTGCACACATTTATCAAATAA
- the LOC142553165 gene encoding uncharacterized protein LOC142553165: MTENGRTTPPEVAADAQLFGLLSNLLQQVESLTNQEEVELRAKIESLGLEIRKVPPKSAQHLNEMEIAEELDKLSAKLDDVDEMISSAMASDPQIKNLLSSTADVWIPVITATSDERRNFTSTVREENSSEDQGKGSA; this comes from the exons ATGACGGAAAACGGTAGAACAACGCCGCCGGAGGTCGCCGCCGACGCCCAGCTGTTTGGGCTGCTCTCCAATCTTCTTCAGCAG GTAGAATCATTAACCAATCAAGAAGAAGTCGAGCTGCGTGCCAAGATCGAATCCCTGGGATTGGAGATAAGGAAAGTTCCCCCCAAATCAGCTCAGCATCTTAATGAG ATGGAGATAGCAGAGGAGTTGGACAAATTATCAGCAAAACTAGACGATGTAGATGAGATGATATCCTCAGCAATGGCTTCAGACCCACAAATTAAGAATCTCTTAAGCAGCACAGCCGATGTTTGGATTCCTGTTATTACTGCAACATCAGATGAAAGGCGTAATTTTACTTCCACGGTCAGAGAAGAAAACAGTAGCGAAGACCAAGGGAAAGGTTCTGCCTAG
- the LOC142554442 gene encoding protein MHF1 homolog, with protein MASDVERGEEEDESVNQLLRDRFRLCTISIAEAEAKKNGMEVSQPIMACISDLAFKYAQQLAKDLELFAQHGPRKSVSTKDVILSAHRNDHLAASLRSFCHDLKQKMPQSEKKRRKISKKEDKSAAEVLHIADP; from the exons ATGGCAAGCGATGTGGAAAGAGGAGAGGAGGAAGATGAATCGGTTAATCAGCTCCTGAGAGATCGATTCCGACTCTGCACCATCTCCATTGCCGAAGCCGAAG CTAAGAAAAACGGCATGGAAGTTTCTCAACCGATTATGGCCTGCATATCCGATTTAGCCTTCAAATATGCGC AACAGTTAGCAAAAGACCTTGAATTATTTGCTCAGCATGGTCCTCGCAAGTCAGTGAGCACGAAAGATGTCATTCTTTCTG CACATCGTAATGATCATCTTGCTGCCTCCTTAAGGTCCTTTTGCCATGATTTAAAACAAAAGATGCCTCAATCTGAGAAGAAGAGAAGGAAGATCTCGAAAAAGGAGGACAAATCAGCTGCAGAAGTGCTCCATATTGCTGATCCCTAG
- the LOC142554439 gene encoding uncharacterized protein LOC142554439, whose amino-acid sequence MMSDDVMDLDLDRQSSDSPLLKVPSTGSSLDEPETCSGEIGDRIRFLEAVTGRAIKRRRHELQPSNNDMTERGKRWKSDSCLLVAKALEMDGEVHNVVVSEEEGCFYDCNVCSETARIPVVTCCGHLFCWACFYHMNYVDSTSKECPVCEGEVSDSSVIPVYGNGDIACELESGPKTPPRPKARRVESVRQRRGLDDVPVAEALRRIRIGIGATVE is encoded by the coding sequence ATGATGAGTGACGATGTCATGGATCTTGATCTGGACCGACAGTCGTCGGATTCACCATTGCTCAAGGTTCCTAGTACGGGGTCGTCGTTGGATGAACCGGAAACTTGTAGTGGCGAAATAGGCGATAGAATTCGTTTTCTCGAAGCTGTTACAGGTCGTGCAATTAAACGGCGCCGGCATGAGCTCCAACCAAGCAATAATGACATGACTGAGAGGGGGAAACGTTGGAAAAGTGATAGCTGTCTTTTGGTGGCTAAGGCGTTGGAGATGGATGGCGAGGTTCACAACGTTGTTGTGTCTGAGGAGGAAGGATGTTTCTATGACTGCAACGTATGCTCGGAGACGGCGAGGATTCCTGTGGTGACTTGTTGCGGACACTTGTTTTGCTGGGCTTGCTTTTATCACATGAATTACGTGGATTCGACGTCAAAGGAATGCCCGGTTTGCGAGGGAGAGGTGTCGGACAGCTCAGTGATTCCCGTGTATGGGAATGGGGATATTGCGTGCGAGTTGGAATCCGGTCCAAAGACGCCACCGAGACCCAAAGCCAGGAGGGTGGAGAGTGTTAGGCAGCGGCGTGGTTTGGATGACGTTCCTGTTGCGGAGGCGCTCAGGCGGATTAGGATTGGTATTGGTGCAACGGTGGAGTGA
- the LOC142553170 gene encoding putative alpha-mannosidase At5g13980 isoform X4 gives MSIADGRLELMLHRRLLYDDGRGVDQALNETICVFEKCVVLTDDKFTKFPDSVAIVILQELEDQTVLLRLAHLYEV, from the exons ATGAGTATTGCTGATGGGCGGTTAGAGTTGATGCTCCATAG GAGATTGCTGTATGATGATGGTAGAGGTGTTGATCAGGCTTTGAATGAGACAATCTGCGTTTTTGAAAAGTGTGTGGTTTTAACT GATGACAAGTTTACAAAGTTC CCTGATAGTGTCGCCATAGTAATCCTACAG GAGCTTGAAGACCAAACTGTTCTGCTCCGATTGGCACATTTATACgaggtttga